CGACTGCTGCACACTACACACCCACTGTGGCCTTTGCATTTTTTGTTGTGGCATTTCCTGCGTGATACTTGCTGGCCTCCTTTTCGTAAGGCTTCTTTGCATCTTTGTGGCTTTTATCTCAGTAGTGTGCTGCATCTGTTTACAGTTCATAAATATGATTCATGGGGCACATGTTAGTCTATTTGAATACAACGACTACAAAAACCAAGTGTGTGTCAAGGGTCAAATGAGAAAGATCGATCATTTTAGCTACTGATGACCTACCATTACTGCAATCTGAACTTTTATCAAATACTAAGTATGACTTTATTTCCCAGTGTAACTTACTGAACGCTCccacagagaacacagaacacaagtcagatttaaatgatttaataatcAAAAGAAATGTAACAAATGTGATAATTATCTTGCTCTACATTCCTTCCAGTCTGCCAATGCCTgacactttaaaacacacacaaaaaaaaggatctTCAGAAAACTGCATTTCTACATACATCAAGTAGTTAAATCACAATAAAAGTTTGGTTAGCAGAAGCATGGTTGTGCGTGTGTGATTTGTgcaccaaaaaataaaacaaaacaaaaaaaacctaaatctGGCACTGGTTATATTCATTGACTTAAGCTTTCTGCTactacttttctttttgctggtAAACCAGCAGtgtataaaaatataaaaaaggcCATCGTTTAGGATTCAATAAGCAATCCagtgtgtgaaaaagaaaacgCCATGAATCAACTCTAACACTGAGTAAGGCTTTAATCCATTGACCTTAAATTTGTGAGCAAAAGAAATTTCCACCTCAGAAATATccttaaacattttaattatcaGCACTTCATATTGCCACTATTCCAGTGACCAGTAGTGGCAGCTCATCTAGAaaccaggcgccaacctcctgTGGTAAAAAGTGAAGTCAGTgtggaagtgcagaaaagctgcaattccagggaaattccagcgggaaggaggaagggagggatgAATTTGGTTTCAAAAATGAACCCGAGTCCCATCGGAACCCAGTCAAAAATGCCAAATTTGAGAGTGCAAATGAACATATTAAAGCCTGGTTTCAAAACACGTTttggtctctgtcactagttttCACAACCATGCCGGCTTGACCAGACACCGATTTCATATAAGTcgtgtgtgattttattttacgagttaaagttttgcataaatcaccctatcgcagcgcctcctctgtccacgtgatgcggtcacgtgacaggtTTGATCGATCTCATTTACACCTGGTTTCAagtgttcaatatggagacgtcctgctggaagcaAAACAAGATTTCAGAACGCTATGGGCGACGTTAGTCCGTCCTTTATTTACAGTCAACGCTAGAAACCCCTTCAAATGACAAACTTCAAAACTCTAAATGAAAAGCACTAAATGTGTCGTAAATGTTGGcatatgacaaaaaaagaaagaagaaacaaaatatgtacagcacgggggggggggggaaaaattGTATGCAATATGCAAAGGCGTCATGTTGCTTTGGGCAACTCGTCCCTACCCACCCCTCCAAAGATAAGCCAGTCTTCACTGAAGACCCCTCAGCCCGTCGTAGCCCAGTCCCCACCCACACGTATCcgctcatacacacacagaacatcACGAAACACGATTACGTCACTAAGCCTGTTAGTTTGGAAAATGGTGAAGCACTGTGAAACTCCCCAACACCCTTCCCACGCTCCCTCCTGCGCCCTCCCCCGTCTTCAGCCTCAGTCGGAGAGGGGGGAGGCCTTGCTGCAGTCGTTCCACTCGTCTGTCTCGGGGTTGTAGACCTCCACGGTGTTCAGAAACTCATTGCCGTCGAAGCCGCCCACTGCGTAGATGGTACCGTCCAGCATGGCCACGCCCGCGTTGCTCCGTGATGATGTCATGCTGCCCAGCATTCGCCACTCGTTGCGGGCGGGGTCGTAGACCTCCACGCAGCGGAGAGCGTGGGATCCATCGAAACCGCCAACAACAAACAGTTTTCCTGCAAAACAGTGAGAGACAGACGGTGACGTAAATAACGTTGACGTCACATTCTGCAAATCAGCAATTTGAACTCATCAACACACCGAACCTTCCTCTGGACTCACCTGCATGGACAGTTACCGCGGCGCCTCTGCGAGCCACATTCATGGGGGCAATGAGAGTCCAGGTGTTGTTTTCAGGGTTGTAGCGCTCCACAGTGTTCAGGCAGTTCCACAGCTCCGCCCCTCCAATCACGTACATGAAGCCATCCAACTCGCACACTGCTGCCTGGTGCCTCCCTGAAAACAATTCAAGTAACAAATAAAGCTTTTGTGATTCCTTTCAGGCTGCGAACACTGTGTTTATAGTCATTTTAAACTGGACACATACTGATGTTTAGGGAGGCACAGTTGGCCCAGGTTTTGGTCACAGGGTCAAAAGCATCACAGTTCTTCAGGCCCTTCTGCCCACAGGGGTCCGACCCTCCCACAACGTAGAGTTTGTTGTTCAAGGAGCAGAcacctgaaaaataaagatggcGAGACTGAGTAAGCCAACTCTTTCATGAGACGATTATTACATTTGTCCATCAAGTGCTGGCTTCCATTGCAAAGGGTGGACGGACTGACCTGCGTTGCAGCGGTTGGTCCTCAGCTCTGGCACTTGAACCCACTCATCAGCGTGTGGATCGTACATCTCTCCACAGctcagctcgtcagaatgaccATTCGAACCTCCAATCACGTACAGCTGACCCTGACGAGGgtagaaaacaagaaaatttaaaaaaagaaaacaggaaaaccttGCTTCAAACTCAAAAATGTATAAACACTTATATTTATGGATTTACTGAGTGCCTTCTTTCTGTAACAACAGTCTTAAACCAACAAATATCTGTCAATGCAACATCACTAgcaaattattttcattttcatgcaaattTGAAAGTATCACGTCCTGCTTAAAAGAACAGAATTTTTACAACCAACTATTTAAACAGGAAGACCTGTTCAAACAAGTGCTGGATTACGCAAATTCTAAAATTCTGAGTGTTCGTTTAATGCAGAGTGAATAAATCTGACTAGTCAAGTTCACCATAAGCACAGCCATCTGGAAACGAGCCCTTGGAGTCCGCATGGGTGCAATGAAGGTCCAGTGGTCCTCATTGGGGTTGTAACACTCCACAGTCCTCAGACACTCCTCTCTGTTGTAGCCACCTACAAGATTCGAAGGCTCAGGATTAGATTACAGAAATCAACATGTATCCATTAACATGTATCCGTTATAGTCCTGCTTGATGCTAACCTGCTGCAATGAGCCTCCCATTCAGGGCTGCAGTGCCCAAGCCAGAGCGAGCGTAGTGCATGGGTGACAGCGGCTGCTCTTCAAGCTCTTCTGGCTGGGCCTCGAAGCTGAGGCTCTTCATCAGACAAGGTGTAGCAGAGGGAGAGGTCTGGGGGCTGCTGCGTCCATGCAGGAAGATCACACACAGCACACCGTCCAGGACAGCCAGACACAGGTAGGTGTTGTCTGGAGTTAAAATTAGACGTTGTTGGTCACATGGGATAAAATTGTcgaaacattaaaatgaaactaCATATGTCACccttaaactaaaaaaaaatggatagtGGCCATATCCATGGTTAATATCCAATTAGTTCTACTTCCCATGACACcctgaaaagattttttttttcagcaccttcTTATCACTTACTTGTGGTCTTTTCAGAGGCGATGTACTTCCATTCCCTCCTGGCAGTGTGCTTTGGGGCATTTGCTGCTTGGTTGGAGGGCGATAGGCTccctgaagagctgcagctcatctgtCGCTGGGTGCTCTCGCGTACAGGTTTCTTCTGCAAGAGCATAGCGCAGCTGCAGGAGCCAAGCTTGCACCACAGGCCCACCGATGGCCAACAGCAACCAAATAAATCTCAACCTATGTGGCAATCCAACTGATCTAGTGGGCACACGACACAATGAACTCTCATCTTGTTCAAACATGTACTGACATGTCACGCCGTACAAAGCCAAAAACACAGCACCGCAAACTGTGGTCAGAGACTGAGATGCGATCAGATCTGACGGCACACAATTCAGTCACAGCTCAAAACGGAGGCAAAAAAAGCAGAGGCAGCATCACTGCCCACGTGGCTGGAGAAGTTTAACTCAAAACGAGAGGGTTAACGTACACTCAACAGCAATGTCAGGCAAATAACCCATGTCTTGCTAACCACCCGACATGAGTCTTCATAGTGTGGTTACGTTATGGTATTGAAAGAGGCGGATGCACTTCATGGAAGTCTAGCCAGGCTGTGAGATTCTGGATTTCTATGCAAGGCCAGGCTCAGTCTaaaggaccaaaaaaaaaaaaaaaatgaagaaaagagaagCTACAAATGAAGCCAGGCACAAGCTGCTGAGTACCTGCACAAACTGAAGGTGGTCTTCCTCGCCACCAAACACCTCATTGTGCCCCTCAATCACCAGCCCTCCATCCACCAGCTTATGGTCAGGTGAGTAGTACAGCGTTTGcacctgaaagacaaacagcaacaacacaccCATGTggctgtctccatggcaacacacagaGCCCCAGCATaatggggaagaggaggaggggaggaagggggaggcagtgctgtgaagaggaagagggggaggggacGAAGGCCTGGATCTCCTCTTGAATAATATGGACAGCTTCCTTCAAAAGACGCATGCTGCTCCTGCAACCGCCGCTGCTGCGTAGAGTGGGTTAAGCATTTGAGCCCAAAAAGGCAGAATCCGCCGAGAGTCTCCTTAATTTGCTTCAGTGAAAAGAGGGAGCTGTTGAAAATTGAGAGGCTGCATCTGGAAAGATCTTCTGTGAAgaatgaagaggaggtggagctgcgTTTGGCCCCCTtgtcttctctgctgctgctgctgctgctgcttggaaACAGTCCTCTAGCTGAAGAAGCTGGTCATCGTGGTGGCAGTCAGATCCAGATGACAACAGCAATGCTGTTATACCAACAACCAGCTAAGGCTTGAAAAGTCATCACGTAATGGACTGCATCCAGCAAGATACATTGGCACCAtgtttctcctcctggtttcttCACCATTCAATAAACTATCAAATAAAATGTAGTAAGTAAAAATGTCATTCCTAAATTGTAGGATTGGAAAATCGCAAACTGGTAAGTCTCTGCGATTCTTGGACTGCTGcataagggggaaaaaaaaacccaattggTTGTTTGGGACAGCTAGTCTCAAGTAAATTACCACAAATTTGTCTGAGTGGGTGATGCGAGTATATATATCTATGTTGTTATAAATTAGATTAAATCTAATCAAACACGTTGAGAAAATGCATTGATTTTTGTTGTGGCTCCCAGCAAAAGAGCGACAGGACACCAAAGTGTCTGGATAGTAAGCTACTCCCAGCAAATACAAATTCAATCAGATGTCTAATCTGATAAATTGCTGGGTGTGCAAATAGTTAGGTGGGCATGTATGAGATTGTACTTTATGCTGCAACAAGGAATTTAACTCGATCTCTTAATTTTTGGGAGCAATGAACTTTGGTGAATGCAAATATGATGTTTATGTTTATGAGTGGCAAAGACAGATGGGGGCACAGTGTTGGTTGGCTGCAAAGGGGGGCTGCTGAGAGGCAGTagtgctcctctcctctcttttctctgacTCATTACCCTGGTGGCTCAGTCCTGGCTCCTCAGTCtggtctcctgctgctgctaataAACCTACAGGAGAGATAAATCAATGGGGAGGGGTGCCTGTTAGTGCTGGAGCGACAAATATGCACCTGTTCAAATAGCAAAGCGGCAATGAGAAAGCAGAATCAAGAGTCAGACCTTTGAGAAccctcagtgttttctgtttcagagaAGAGGACCACTGTAGTGCTCTGATGGGGCTCAAGTAAACCAATCACATACCCAAAGAGAGCAGTGGAAACAAAAACGAGCGCAAACAGAAGCTCATGTTGGCTCACCTCTAATTTGTAGTATGGGTCAGGGGTACAGAGTTTCTTACTGCAAAAACTtcaacacagaggaaaaaaaaaagtacaatccTGACACAGAAGCATGACAATGGCATGCCATTTCTACTTCAACCCCCTTAGCGACTTCTTAATGTCAAAAACAGGAGGAGTTAGAGGGTGGGGAAGGGGTGTCATGAGAATGAAGATTGGCCTAGGAGTTCAGAATCCATGCCCTGGTACTGACCTCCTCCATCAATCGTTCCAGTTGGTCTCCATTCTCCCACAGGCTTCGCTGCACCCAGTTGAGCACCTTGGAGTAAAGTCTGCCGTTGCTGGGCAGGGTCAGGTTGTCTTCTAGCATTACTTCTAACTGTAAACACAAAGAGTAAAAACCATGGTTAGATTCAAGCACAGCACGAATAGAATTGCATTTAATGCTTCCATGGCAAACTTGTTTTTAGTGGTTGATTACTAATATGCCTGTATTTCAGGGGCATTTGAgtcattaatttgtttttgtacaAATACTTATTTTGCCATTTGGCAGGCCGGAGTCATTATGTGGCATCAAAACAAGTCAAGAAAAGTTAAATTACTTgatatttttaatcaaatgaaggcaaattaataattaaaaagatCTTTTGCATATTAAAACACCTTAAAAATACAAACTACAAGCTTCTCCAAAGAACAAAGGCTTTAATAGGTTAACTTCAACTGCAAAGGCCATACATTTAGGAAACTTTAATTAATGTACATAAAATTTGAGTTGATTTGAATGTAATGCTATCAGATGACTGAAACATGCACTTTACTCATGTTAGCACTTTTTTGAGCTTATACAGAATCTCAAATCAAGCAGATCATGCAATTTATTTCACCCCAGCACGAAAACAGATAATCCAATGCTTGTGAAACCTTAGAG
The window above is part of the Salarias fasciatus chromosome 23, fSalaFa1.1, whole genome shotgun sequence genome. Proteins encoded here:
- the ivns1abpa gene encoding influenza virus NS1A-binding protein homolog A; this encodes MIPNGYLIFEDESFLDSTVAKMNALRKSGQFCDVRLQVCGHELMAHRAVLACCSPYLFEIFSSDIEPHGVSHVTFEDLDPEAVEILLNYAYTAQLKADKELVKEVYSAAKRFKMERVKQICGDYLLSKMDSQNAISFRNFASSMGDGRVLAKVDLFIQDHLLEVSEQEDFLKLPRLKLEVMLEDNLTLPSNGRLYSKVLNWVQRSLWENGDQLERLMEEVQTLYYSPDHKLVDGGLVIEGHNEVFGGEEDHLQFVQKKPVRESTQRQMSCSSSGSLSPSNQAANAPKHTARREWKYIASEKTTNNTYLCLAVLDGVLCVIFLHGRSSPQTSPSATPCLMKSLSFEAQPEELEEQPLSPMHYARSGLGTAALNGRLIAAGGYNREECLRTVECYNPNEDHWTFIAPMRTPRARFQMAVLMGQLYVIGGSNGHSDELSCGEMYDPHADEWVQVPELRTNRCNAGVCSLNNKLYVVGGSDPCGQKGLKNCDAFDPVTKTWANCASLNIRRHQAAVCELDGFMYVIGGAELWNCLNTVERYNPENNTWTLIAPMNVARRGAAVTVHAGKLFVVGGFDGSHALRCVEVYDPARNEWRMLGSMTSSRSNAGVAMLDGTIYAVGGFDGNEFLNTVEVYNPETDEWNDCSKASPLSD